Proteins from a genomic interval of Crassostrea angulata isolate pt1a10 chromosome 7, ASM2561291v2, whole genome shotgun sequence:
- the LOC128156436 gene encoding uncharacterized protein LOC128156436 isoform X1, producing MNKYEILGVVGEGAYGVVLKCRHKESGDMVAVKKFKDSEENDDVKRTTLRELKMLRTLKQENIVELREAFRRKGKLYLVFEYVERNMLELLEEMPNGVPTEKVKSYTYQLCKAIQWCHCQDIIHRDIKPENLLISKNDTLKLCDFGFARSIHGGLVGVYTDYVATRWYRSPELLLGSAYGKAVDIWSIGCILGELSDGQPLFPGESEIDQLYVIQKVMGPLPSDQMKMFYANPRFSGLKFPSVVRPQTLPKRYHGILSGVLIDFMDKTLKLDPNQRFLIEDCLEHEAFRTEHLLNRNQIQLRRINTQSASKKRKNNYTEQVQSENLKNLQNNRPDSGESNEAPRAVVIVERQEEKMDTDDDIYNSPARSKYLKQAKNVSKSNAEKQNNQTDLKVQKDNQKTEKHVSTIIEASAPKSASQKVGGVKSSQGNKSGKVSTQSSSAADTQKNSQIEKLEKGGVSSSVSKPPISGRVSAKERERTVLTADLKLNLSNGNVSSDKVTSSDPPQYRTKTPKAEKVTTIDNKTLKVSSDPKHGGVFSDHFGLDSSFDNSSFSGMSTEDSSATTGTYMSTTTDSSGMSYDPLELAITHSESKYLKNKDSVKVVPPADLKIGRIPDPDSPRATPRDPKSSLFLNTNRSSTYTVNLQAPNTDNSEVATRDTASPQHERRKFLDKAMQEELHRIKSSTMRKKSTDKTHPGSFIQTITDRLSDAKLQNAETSSPSYNTNKYRESSFINYGGKQTVKRNRRENYDRRAHPFIMLRERSTAIDSNNDSSSRGHAVTMTDHRATTNDNLDNKLLLQRADLSFHREQSNLNMGGPPVQVRSHSKYMALNSDQSALGYQHQRMFPAQHENTTWRQAESTNPDWGATNNTLQQLARKKKKKKFLQILANENTGRMTPTSRLHMTPSRASRMDYDMEDENDGQISAREPLQNSVQDFKDVYDNKHRYDKSQINLQKRTKTPSDKGTRLQPLQKPHYLGSQQGMDSMWPYHNKSETDTRLSAVDLRSGWLSRPGSVLAEDHPDFFSHTPREPGDLKSVKSGKSRLPGDYRLNRD from the exons AAAATGATGATGTCAAAAGGACAACGCTTCGGGAACTCAAGATGCTGCGGACCCTTAAGCAGGAAAACATTGTGGAACTACGAGAGGCATTCCGGCGGAAGGGGAAGCTGTATTTAGTGTTTGAATATGTAGAGAGG AACATGCTGGAATTGTTGGAGGAGATGCCTAATGGAGTTCCCACAGAAAAAGTAAAGAGTTATACCTACCAACTGTGTAAAGCAATACAATGGTGCCATTGTCAGGACATCATACATAGGg ATATAAAGCCAGAAAATTTACTCATCAGCAAAAATGATACTCTGAAGTTGTGTGACTTTG GATTTGCGCGCAGTATCCATGGTGGACTAGTGGGTGTGTACACAGACTACGTGGCCACCAGATGGTACCGGTCACCGGAACTGTTGCTGGG GTCTGCCTACGGTAAGGCGGTGGACATCTGGTCCATTGGGTGCATTCTGGGAGAGCTGAGTGACGGACAGCCCCTGTTCCCCGGGGAGAGCGAGATCGACCAGCTGTACGTCATACAGAAGGTGATGGGGCCTCTCCCCTCCGACCAGATGAAGATGTTCTATGCAAATCCCAGGTTCTCAGGGCTAAAG tttCCTTCAGTAGTAAGGCCTCAGACATTGCCAAAGCGTTACCATGGAATTCTAAGTGGTGTGTTAATCGACTTCATGGAT aaaaccttgaaacttgATCCAAATCAGCGATTTCTGATTGAGGACTGCTTGGAACATGAAGCGTTCCGGACAGAGCATCTGCTGAATCGGAACCAGATCCAGTTACGTAGAATCAACACTCAAAGTGCTAGCAAGAAACGCAAAAACAACTACACAGAACAAGTTCAGAG TGAGAATCTCAAGAATCTACAGAACAATCGGCCAGACTCAGGTGAGTCAAATGAGGCACCTCGGGCTGTTGTGATAGTCGAGAGACAGGAGGAGAAAATGGACACAGATGATGATATTTACAACTCCCCAGCCCGCAGTAAATACTTAAAACAAGCTAAAAATGTGTCAAAAAGTAACGCCGAAAAACAGAACAATCAGACTGACCTCAAAGTTCAAAAAGACAACCAAAAGACTGAAAAGCATGTAAGTACAATCATTGAAGCTTCTGCCCCAAAGTCTGCCTCTCAGAAAGTGGGCGGGGTTAAGTCTTCACAAGGAAATAAGTCGGGGAAAGTCTCAACTCAATCAAGTAGTGCTGCAGATACTCAGAAAAACAGTCAAATCGAGAAACTAGAAAAAGGAGGAGTTAGTTCAAGTGTGTCCAAACCGCCTATTAGTGGCCGAGTGAGTGCAAAAGAAAGGGAGAGAACTGTGCTCACTGCTGACTTAAAGCTTAACCTTTCAAATGGCAATGTGTCTAGTGACAAAGTGACTTCCTCCGACCCCCCTCAGTACAGGACTAAAACTCCCAAAGCGGAGAAGGTCACCACCATAGACAATAAAACCCTGAAGGTCAGTAGTGACCCTAAACATGGGGGCGTGTTCTCTGATCACTTTGGACTGGACAGTAGTTTCGATAACTCCTCATTTAGTGGAATGTCTACCGAAGATTCCAGTGCAACTACAGGAACATACATGTCAACGACAACCGACTCAAGTGGGATGTCTTACGACCCGCTGGAACTAGCGATAACACACAGCGAGTCAAAGTATCTGAAAAACAAAGACAGTGTTAAAGTGGTGCCTCCTGCTGACCTTAAGATTGGCAGAATCCCTGACCCTGATTCTCCCAGGGCGACCCCCAGGGACCCTAAATCTAGTCTCTTCTTAAATACCAACAGATCCAGCACTTACACAGTCAATTTACAGGCTCCCAACACAGACAACTCGGAGGTGGCAACCAGGGACACAGCCAGTCCACAGCATGAGCGCAGGAAG TTTTTGGACAAAGCTATGCAAGAAGAACTACACAGGATCAAATCAAGTACGATGAGGAAAAAAAGCACAGACAAAACTCATCCGGGCTCCTTCATCCAAACAATCACTGATCGTCTCTCTGATGCAAAG TTGCAGAATGCTGAAACTTCATCCCCATCTTACAATACGAACAAGTACAGGGAGAGCAGCTTCATTAATTATGGAGGGAAACAGACCGTCAAACGCAACCGCCGCGAAAACTACG ACCGAAGGGCTCACCCCTTCATAATGTTGAGGGAAAGATCTACTGCAATAGATAGTAATAATGATAGTTCTTCTCGGGGGCATGCTGTCACAATGACAGATCATAGAGCAACCACCAACGACAATCTAGATAACAAGCTGTTGCTACAGCGAGCAG ACTTGTCTTTCCACCGTGAACAGAGTAACCTTAATATGGGCGGACCTCCGGTACAGGTGCGCTCACACAGTAAATACATGGCCCTGAACTCGGACCAGTCAGCCCTGGGGTATCAGCACCAGAGGATGTTCCCCGCACAGCACGAAAATACCACGTG GAGACAAGCTGAGTCCACGAATCCTGACTGGGGAGCTACAAACAATACTCTACAGCAACTGGCcagaaagaagaagaaaaagaaattccTACAG ATCCTGGCCAATGAAAATACTGGAAGGATGACCCCAACAAGCAGACTTCACATGACACCTTCACGCGCTAGTCGAATGGATTACGATATGGAGGATGAAAATGATGGACAAATCTCAGCCCGAGAACCGTTGCAGAATTCCGTACAAGACTTCAAAGATGTATACGACAACAAACACAGATATGACAAAAGTCAAATTAATCTCCAGAAGAGAACAAAGACTCCAAGTGATaag GGAACACGTTTACAACCTCTTCAGAAACCTCACTACCTTGGTTCACAGCAGGGCATGGATTCCATGTGGCCGTACCACAACAAGTCAGAGACCGACACTCGCCTCAGTGCGGTCGACCTACGCTCCGGATGGCTCTCCAGACCGGGATCTGTCTTGGCGGAGGATCATCCGGATTTCTTCTCCCACACTCCACGTGAACCAGGTGACCTTAAGTCCGTCAAAAGTGGCAAGTCACGGCTTCCTGGGGACTATCGATTAAATCGCGACTGA
- the LOC128156436 gene encoding cyclin-dependent kinase-like 5 isoform X2, whose protein sequence is MNKYEILGVVGEGAYGVVLKCRHKESGDMVAVKKFKDSEENDDVKRTTLRELKMLRTLKQENIVELREAFRRKGKLYLVFEYVERNMLELLEEMPNGVPTEKVKSYTYQLCKAIQWCHCQDIIHRDIKPENLLISKNDTLKLCDFGFARSIHGGLVGVYTDYVATRWYRSPELLLGSAYGKAVDIWSIGCILGELSDGQPLFPGESEIDQLYVIQKVMGPLPSDQMKMFYANPRFSGLKFPSVVRPQTLPKRYHGILSGVLIDFMDKTLKLDPNQRFLIEDCLEHEAFRTEHLLNRNQIQLRRINTQSASKKRKNNYTEQVQSENLKNLQNNRPDSGESNEAPRAVVIVERQEEKMDTDDDIYNSPARSKYLKQAKNVSKSNAEKQNNQTDLKVQKDNQKTEKHVSTIIEASAPKSASQKVGGVKSSQGNKSGKVSTQSSSAADTQKNSQIEKLEKGGVSSSVSKPPISGRVSAKERERTVLTADLKLNLSNGNVSSDKVTSSDPPQYRTKTPKAEKVTTIDNKTLKVSSDPKHGGVFSDHFGLDSSFDNSSFSGMSTEDSSATTGTYMSTTTDSSGMSYDPLELAITHSESKYLKNKDSVKVVPPADLKIGRIPDPDSPRATPRDPKSSLFLNTNRSSTYTVNLQAPNTDNSEVATRDTASPQHERRKFLDKAMQEELHRIKSSTMRKKSTDKTHPGSFIQTITDRLSDAKLQNAETSSPSYNTNKYRESSFINYGGKQTVKRNRRENYDGSLSMRESSTYSPTPGTVTLSVVDLSFHREQSNLNMGGPPVQVRSHSKYMALNSDQSALGYQHQRMFPAQHENTTWRQAESTNPDWGATNNTLQQLARKKKKKKFLQILANENTGRMTPTSRLHMTPSRASRMDYDMEDENDGQISAREPLQNSVQDFKDVYDNKHRYDKSQINLQKRTKTPSDKGTRLQPLQKPHYLGSQQGMDSMWPYHNKSETDTRLSAVDLRSGWLSRPGSVLAEDHPDFFSHTPREPGDLKSVKSGKSRLPGDYRLNRD, encoded by the exons AAAATGATGATGTCAAAAGGACAACGCTTCGGGAACTCAAGATGCTGCGGACCCTTAAGCAGGAAAACATTGTGGAACTACGAGAGGCATTCCGGCGGAAGGGGAAGCTGTATTTAGTGTTTGAATATGTAGAGAGG AACATGCTGGAATTGTTGGAGGAGATGCCTAATGGAGTTCCCACAGAAAAAGTAAAGAGTTATACCTACCAACTGTGTAAAGCAATACAATGGTGCCATTGTCAGGACATCATACATAGGg ATATAAAGCCAGAAAATTTACTCATCAGCAAAAATGATACTCTGAAGTTGTGTGACTTTG GATTTGCGCGCAGTATCCATGGTGGACTAGTGGGTGTGTACACAGACTACGTGGCCACCAGATGGTACCGGTCACCGGAACTGTTGCTGGG GTCTGCCTACGGTAAGGCGGTGGACATCTGGTCCATTGGGTGCATTCTGGGAGAGCTGAGTGACGGACAGCCCCTGTTCCCCGGGGAGAGCGAGATCGACCAGCTGTACGTCATACAGAAGGTGATGGGGCCTCTCCCCTCCGACCAGATGAAGATGTTCTATGCAAATCCCAGGTTCTCAGGGCTAAAG tttCCTTCAGTAGTAAGGCCTCAGACATTGCCAAAGCGTTACCATGGAATTCTAAGTGGTGTGTTAATCGACTTCATGGAT aaaaccttgaaacttgATCCAAATCAGCGATTTCTGATTGAGGACTGCTTGGAACATGAAGCGTTCCGGACAGAGCATCTGCTGAATCGGAACCAGATCCAGTTACGTAGAATCAACACTCAAAGTGCTAGCAAGAAACGCAAAAACAACTACACAGAACAAGTTCAGAG TGAGAATCTCAAGAATCTACAGAACAATCGGCCAGACTCAGGTGAGTCAAATGAGGCACCTCGGGCTGTTGTGATAGTCGAGAGACAGGAGGAGAAAATGGACACAGATGATGATATTTACAACTCCCCAGCCCGCAGTAAATACTTAAAACAAGCTAAAAATGTGTCAAAAAGTAACGCCGAAAAACAGAACAATCAGACTGACCTCAAAGTTCAAAAAGACAACCAAAAGACTGAAAAGCATGTAAGTACAATCATTGAAGCTTCTGCCCCAAAGTCTGCCTCTCAGAAAGTGGGCGGGGTTAAGTCTTCACAAGGAAATAAGTCGGGGAAAGTCTCAACTCAATCAAGTAGTGCTGCAGATACTCAGAAAAACAGTCAAATCGAGAAACTAGAAAAAGGAGGAGTTAGTTCAAGTGTGTCCAAACCGCCTATTAGTGGCCGAGTGAGTGCAAAAGAAAGGGAGAGAACTGTGCTCACTGCTGACTTAAAGCTTAACCTTTCAAATGGCAATGTGTCTAGTGACAAAGTGACTTCCTCCGACCCCCCTCAGTACAGGACTAAAACTCCCAAAGCGGAGAAGGTCACCACCATAGACAATAAAACCCTGAAGGTCAGTAGTGACCCTAAACATGGGGGCGTGTTCTCTGATCACTTTGGACTGGACAGTAGTTTCGATAACTCCTCATTTAGTGGAATGTCTACCGAAGATTCCAGTGCAACTACAGGAACATACATGTCAACGACAACCGACTCAAGTGGGATGTCTTACGACCCGCTGGAACTAGCGATAACACACAGCGAGTCAAAGTATCTGAAAAACAAAGACAGTGTTAAAGTGGTGCCTCCTGCTGACCTTAAGATTGGCAGAATCCCTGACCCTGATTCTCCCAGGGCGACCCCCAGGGACCCTAAATCTAGTCTCTTCTTAAATACCAACAGATCCAGCACTTACACAGTCAATTTACAGGCTCCCAACACAGACAACTCGGAGGTGGCAACCAGGGACACAGCCAGTCCACAGCATGAGCGCAGGAAG TTTTTGGACAAAGCTATGCAAGAAGAACTACACAGGATCAAATCAAGTACGATGAGGAAAAAAAGCACAGACAAAACTCATCCGGGCTCCTTCATCCAAACAATCACTGATCGTCTCTCTGATGCAAAG TTGCAGAATGCTGAAACTTCATCCCCATCTTACAATACGAACAAGTACAGGGAGAGCAGCTTCATTAATTATGGAGGGAAACAGACCGTCAAACGCAACCGCCGCGAAAACTACG ATGGGAGTTTATCCATGAGAGAAAGTAGCACCTATAGCCCCACACCAG GAACTGTGACCCTCAGTGTCGTCG ACTTGTCTTTCCACCGTGAACAGAGTAACCTTAATATGGGCGGACCTCCGGTACAGGTGCGCTCACACAGTAAATACATGGCCCTGAACTCGGACCAGTCAGCCCTGGGGTATCAGCACCAGAGGATGTTCCCCGCACAGCACGAAAATACCACGTG GAGACAAGCTGAGTCCACGAATCCTGACTGGGGAGCTACAAACAATACTCTACAGCAACTGGCcagaaagaagaagaaaaagaaattccTACAG ATCCTGGCCAATGAAAATACTGGAAGGATGACCCCAACAAGCAGACTTCACATGACACCTTCACGCGCTAGTCGAATGGATTACGATATGGAGGATGAAAATGATGGACAAATCTCAGCCCGAGAACCGTTGCAGAATTCCGTACAAGACTTCAAAGATGTATACGACAACAAACACAGATATGACAAAAGTCAAATTAATCTCCAGAAGAGAACAAAGACTCCAAGTGATaag GGAACACGTTTACAACCTCTTCAGAAACCTCACTACCTTGGTTCACAGCAGGGCATGGATTCCATGTGGCCGTACCACAACAAGTCAGAGACCGACACTCGCCTCAGTGCGGTCGACCTACGCTCCGGATGGCTCTCCAGACCGGGATCTGTCTTGGCGGAGGATCATCCGGATTTCTTCTCCCACACTCCACGTGAACCAGGTGACCTTAAGTCCGTCAAAAGTGGCAAGTCACGGCTTCCTGGGGACTATCGATTAAATCGCGACTGA
- the LOC128156436 gene encoding cyclin-dependent kinase-like 5 isoform X3, translated as MNKYEILGVVGEGAYGVVLKCRHKESGDMVAVKKFKDSEENDDVKRTTLRELKMLRTLKQENIVELREAFRRKGKLYLVFEYVERNMLELLEEMPNGVPTEKVKSYTYQLCKAIQWCHCQDIIHRDIKPENLLISKNDTLKLCDFGFARSIHGGLVGVYTDYVATRWYRSPELLLGSAYGKAVDIWSIGCILGELSDGQPLFPGESEIDQLYVIQKVMGPLPSDQMKMFYANPRFSGLKFPSVVRPQTLPKRYHGILSGVLIDFMDKTLKLDPNQRFLIEDCLEHEAFRTEHLLNRNQIQLRRINTQSASKKRKNNYTEQVQSENLKNLQNNRPDSGESNEAPRAVVIVERQEEKMDTDDDIYNSPARSKYLKQAKNVSKSNAEKQNNQTDLKVQKDNQKTEKHVSTIIEASAPKSASQKVGGVKSSQGNKSGKVSTQSSSAADTQKNSQIEKLEKGGVSSSVSKPPISGRVSAKERERTVLTADLKLNLSNGNVSSDKVTSSDPPQYRTKTPKAEKVTTIDNKTLKVSSDPKHGGVFSDHFGLDSSFDNSSFSGMSTEDSSATTGTYMSTTTDSSGMSYDPLELAITHSESKYLKNKDSVKVVPPADLKIGRIPDPDSPRATPRDPKSSLFLNTNRSSTYTVNLQAPNTDNSEVATRDTASPQHERRKFLDKAMQEELHRIKSSTMRKKSTDKTHPGSFIQTITDRLSDAKLQNAETSSPSYNTNKYRESSFINYGGKQTVKRNRRENYDGSLSMRESSTYSPTPDLSFHREQSNLNMGGPPVQVRSHSKYMALNSDQSALGYQHQRMFPAQHENTTWRQAESTNPDWGATNNTLQQLARKKKKKKFLQILANENTGRMTPTSRLHMTPSRASRMDYDMEDENDGQISAREPLQNSVQDFKDVYDNKHRYDKSQINLQKRTKTPSDKGTRLQPLQKPHYLGSQQGMDSMWPYHNKSETDTRLSAVDLRSGWLSRPGSVLAEDHPDFFSHTPREPGDLKSVKSGKSRLPGDYRLNRD; from the exons AAAATGATGATGTCAAAAGGACAACGCTTCGGGAACTCAAGATGCTGCGGACCCTTAAGCAGGAAAACATTGTGGAACTACGAGAGGCATTCCGGCGGAAGGGGAAGCTGTATTTAGTGTTTGAATATGTAGAGAGG AACATGCTGGAATTGTTGGAGGAGATGCCTAATGGAGTTCCCACAGAAAAAGTAAAGAGTTATACCTACCAACTGTGTAAAGCAATACAATGGTGCCATTGTCAGGACATCATACATAGGg ATATAAAGCCAGAAAATTTACTCATCAGCAAAAATGATACTCTGAAGTTGTGTGACTTTG GATTTGCGCGCAGTATCCATGGTGGACTAGTGGGTGTGTACACAGACTACGTGGCCACCAGATGGTACCGGTCACCGGAACTGTTGCTGGG GTCTGCCTACGGTAAGGCGGTGGACATCTGGTCCATTGGGTGCATTCTGGGAGAGCTGAGTGACGGACAGCCCCTGTTCCCCGGGGAGAGCGAGATCGACCAGCTGTACGTCATACAGAAGGTGATGGGGCCTCTCCCCTCCGACCAGATGAAGATGTTCTATGCAAATCCCAGGTTCTCAGGGCTAAAG tttCCTTCAGTAGTAAGGCCTCAGACATTGCCAAAGCGTTACCATGGAATTCTAAGTGGTGTGTTAATCGACTTCATGGAT aaaaccttgaaacttgATCCAAATCAGCGATTTCTGATTGAGGACTGCTTGGAACATGAAGCGTTCCGGACAGAGCATCTGCTGAATCGGAACCAGATCCAGTTACGTAGAATCAACACTCAAAGTGCTAGCAAGAAACGCAAAAACAACTACACAGAACAAGTTCAGAG TGAGAATCTCAAGAATCTACAGAACAATCGGCCAGACTCAGGTGAGTCAAATGAGGCACCTCGGGCTGTTGTGATAGTCGAGAGACAGGAGGAGAAAATGGACACAGATGATGATATTTACAACTCCCCAGCCCGCAGTAAATACTTAAAACAAGCTAAAAATGTGTCAAAAAGTAACGCCGAAAAACAGAACAATCAGACTGACCTCAAAGTTCAAAAAGACAACCAAAAGACTGAAAAGCATGTAAGTACAATCATTGAAGCTTCTGCCCCAAAGTCTGCCTCTCAGAAAGTGGGCGGGGTTAAGTCTTCACAAGGAAATAAGTCGGGGAAAGTCTCAACTCAATCAAGTAGTGCTGCAGATACTCAGAAAAACAGTCAAATCGAGAAACTAGAAAAAGGAGGAGTTAGTTCAAGTGTGTCCAAACCGCCTATTAGTGGCCGAGTGAGTGCAAAAGAAAGGGAGAGAACTGTGCTCACTGCTGACTTAAAGCTTAACCTTTCAAATGGCAATGTGTCTAGTGACAAAGTGACTTCCTCCGACCCCCCTCAGTACAGGACTAAAACTCCCAAAGCGGAGAAGGTCACCACCATAGACAATAAAACCCTGAAGGTCAGTAGTGACCCTAAACATGGGGGCGTGTTCTCTGATCACTTTGGACTGGACAGTAGTTTCGATAACTCCTCATTTAGTGGAATGTCTACCGAAGATTCCAGTGCAACTACAGGAACATACATGTCAACGACAACCGACTCAAGTGGGATGTCTTACGACCCGCTGGAACTAGCGATAACACACAGCGAGTCAAAGTATCTGAAAAACAAAGACAGTGTTAAAGTGGTGCCTCCTGCTGACCTTAAGATTGGCAGAATCCCTGACCCTGATTCTCCCAGGGCGACCCCCAGGGACCCTAAATCTAGTCTCTTCTTAAATACCAACAGATCCAGCACTTACACAGTCAATTTACAGGCTCCCAACACAGACAACTCGGAGGTGGCAACCAGGGACACAGCCAGTCCACAGCATGAGCGCAGGAAG TTTTTGGACAAAGCTATGCAAGAAGAACTACACAGGATCAAATCAAGTACGATGAGGAAAAAAAGCACAGACAAAACTCATCCGGGCTCCTTCATCCAAACAATCACTGATCGTCTCTCTGATGCAAAG TTGCAGAATGCTGAAACTTCATCCCCATCTTACAATACGAACAAGTACAGGGAGAGCAGCTTCATTAATTATGGAGGGAAACAGACCGTCAAACGCAACCGCCGCGAAAACTACG ATGGGAGTTTATCCATGAGAGAAAGTAGCACCTATAGCCCCACACCAG ACTTGTCTTTCCACCGTGAACAGAGTAACCTTAATATGGGCGGACCTCCGGTACAGGTGCGCTCACACAGTAAATACATGGCCCTGAACTCGGACCAGTCAGCCCTGGGGTATCAGCACCAGAGGATGTTCCCCGCACAGCACGAAAATACCACGTG GAGACAAGCTGAGTCCACGAATCCTGACTGGGGAGCTACAAACAATACTCTACAGCAACTGGCcagaaagaagaagaaaaagaaattccTACAG ATCCTGGCCAATGAAAATACTGGAAGGATGACCCCAACAAGCAGACTTCACATGACACCTTCACGCGCTAGTCGAATGGATTACGATATGGAGGATGAAAATGATGGACAAATCTCAGCCCGAGAACCGTTGCAGAATTCCGTACAAGACTTCAAAGATGTATACGACAACAAACACAGATATGACAAAAGTCAAATTAATCTCCAGAAGAGAACAAAGACTCCAAGTGATaag GGAACACGTTTACAACCTCTTCAGAAACCTCACTACCTTGGTTCACAGCAGGGCATGGATTCCATGTGGCCGTACCACAACAAGTCAGAGACCGACACTCGCCTCAGTGCGGTCGACCTACGCTCCGGATGGCTCTCCAGACCGGGATCTGTCTTGGCGGAGGATCATCCGGATTTCTTCTCCCACACTCCACGTGAACCAGGTGACCTTAAGTCCGTCAAAAGTGGCAAGTCACGGCTTCCTGGGGACTATCGATTAAATCGCGACTGA